The sequence below is a genomic window from Bacteroidota bacterium.
TTCTTCAGGAATAATGGGCAAACCTGTAATTATAAGCGTATCAACATCCTCAACTTTTATACGGTATGCTTCGCCAATTGTAATACTGTCAATTTCGAACAAATTACTGTCGGGGCGGTATTTATTTCCTAACTCATCTGTAATTTCAATAAGATTAGTATTAAGTTCTGCAAAAATAGTATCGAAATTGTTTACGGATGGTTCGAGATAGGTGGAGAAAATGCTCCAGCCGTCTCTTAGTGGGATATCTTGAGTCATTATTGCTTTAAAACTTGCTGTATCATATGAAACACAATTATTTGTATCTTTAACATATAGATTCATGTCTAAGTAACCAAATTCTATTTCACTACCAATTAAGTGATAAATATTTGTGTCATTATCTTCACCATTCCATAATAATTCTTTATAGGCTAATTCATAAACAAATGTAATGGTATCATCCGGTTGGATAATTGAATCGTTGCCAAGTGGATTTAATTGAGTTGGCAGATGAATATCAGGCAAATCTCGCTCTTGCGTATCTGAACAACCACGTTCATAAACAACAATCAGAACATAACTCAAATCATAGAAAAGATTTGAATCAACCGTGAGAAACTCATTATCAGAAAGCAGTTCTGAATTGTTTGGATTATACCACATCATTGAATCATATCTAAACGAATATGATATTTCCAAATCTTCACCTTCGCAATAAGTATGACCTGAATTGCTATAATTTGCATTAACATTCCAAATTATCTCAATATCCTTACTAATTTTTGAAAAGCACTGAGTAATTGAATTTCTTGGTGTTGTATAATAAATGGTATGAAAACCATTAAAAGCATCATCAGGATTAAAGTAATAGTCCCGGATAGAATCTTCCGAACTGAAAGTCGAGTCTTCATCAATAAAATCACGATACACCGCAACTCCGTAGAAAACCGCACTGTCTTCATCGTGCGAGCCGGTAAGCATGTTGTCAAGAGTATCGTAATCGCAATATAAATCGGATAAATTTGTATAGATTTCCAGAGTTGTATCTATTGCAAAATTTTCTATCGAATAAAATTCTAAAGTGTCGATTCCGGCTACTGCAGCAGAATAATGCCACATTTCACCTATCGAATCAAATTCCGCTAAATTTTCGAATGTATATATTATTGATTGATTGTAATGTATCGGACTTGCTAATGTTTCCGGTGTTGAATATGCTGAAACTGTATTGAGAGTATAACTTAATGAAAATGCTTCGCTTTCGGGATAAACTCCTGTATTTGTCAATGAAATTTTTATTTCAACGCTATCGTCCAATCCGCAGGCTGAGACAGGAGAAATCCACTGGTCGATTGTGATGCTTTTCACCATCATGCTATCTATTGTTACAGAACTTGCTGTATTGAAAACCAAATCTAATGTTACAGAATCCTTGTAAACTGTCGGAATATAAAATTGCTCCTGGCTGTCATCTAAAATAATACAATTCATAATCGCTCCGGAATCTACCCCTGAAGCATTAATAGTATCTCCTGTTCCATCAAATTCTGTATATCCACAACAGCGCAGAACTCCAATTGTATCGTAATAAAATAAACCAATAGTATCGCCTGCGGAAATACTTTCGCCATCAATTTCTATTGTTGAATTTGATGGAATTATTAGCGAATAATATCCCTGCGATGTATTTGCTTCCACCCATTGAATTGAATTATGACATTCGAAGGCTCCTACATCTGGTTGATTATCTCTTGGGAAAAAGGCATGGTCAAAATCAAGAGTATCTTTTCCTTGATTGATTGCAACTGAAGAATTCTGAAGTCTGAAATCCAGGTTCTCACTATTTATAAAATCAAAATGGCTAAGGTCATTATAGCCAATGTTGTTTGAATCATAAATAGTGATATAATCATCTTTTTCAGACTTAATATACTTTCCAATATCATAAGCCTGGCTACTTACAGTTTCATCAACAAGTAAATTATTGTAAAGAAATAATACATCATCCTGATAATCATTTCCATTTATTTTTATTTGAGTGTTTTTAGAATTTAAAATAGTATTATTTATAAAATAATATGGTTTGGCATATGCTTCTGTTGTCCCAAAATAAATTCCGTGAGCTGATCTACTATCAATTTCAGGGTAGTGATCTTTTCCCGCATTGATAATTACATTATTGAAAACACTGTTAAAACCAACTCCAAGTAAAACTATTCCGCATCCTTTGCCATCAGCAATAAAATTGTTGTAGCATTGACCTGTTGTTCCATTGTTTATTTGAATTCCTGCGTAATGATCGCTATTCTCACTAAGCCCATAGCGCAATATTGTATTATTATAAATCTTACAGTTTTTTTCCACCATACTTACTTGTATTCCATCATATCCAGTATTTTCAACAGTTACATTGTAAATATATACATCATTTAGCAATAAAAGGGTATAAAAGTGTATCTCCGTCAGGGCATTCTTTTACTTTTCCACCATATCCTACATAACCAATATACATGCCTTCGCCGGAACAGTCATGGATATATAAGTCATGAAAATACATATTCTTAAGAATATTTCCGGAACTTTCATGAGTTGAGGGCTCATTACATCTAAGCTCAGTCTTGCACTGAACTCCCGCAAAGCCTACATTGCAAATTTCAATGTTGCTGACCTCAAATTCTTCTGTCAGACTGCCAAGAAGCAAGCCAACATCTCTTGCTGCATCAATTCTAAAGCCATATTTAAATCTTGAATCGCCTGTACCTAACACTTTAAAATGCTGACAATTACTAAATTGAAAAACATCTTTTGGGTAGGTATCATAGGTTCCAATCGTAACAAGTCCACCCTTATTGATAAAGATTATAGGTTCCTGAGCAGTTCCAACAAAACTATCGAATTTGAGTTTATTATATGCTGTATCGCTAGCATTAATGAATATTGTATCACCGGGATTTACCGTATCACCATAAATCTCGCAATCATCATAATACCATGCTGAGTCACTTAGATAAATGTTATGTGAAGTAATTTGTGAAAAAGCATGTCGGCAAAATAAAGTTATAAAAAATAATAATAGAATTTCTACTTTCACAATATTGCTTTTTGCTTAATAATTTTCAAATATAAACAAAAAGAGGTTTGATGTCAAGATTTTTGGTTTGTGGATACGAATTATTTTGAGGTGCCACATTATTTCTCTCATAAATTTTTAAGTTTTATTTTATATTCGTAGAAAAAAATTATTTGCATCACTTCAAAATTATTTTTACAGATAAATTGTTTTTCTACCAATAATAATCCAATTATTTAATTTTATAACAAATTATTACTGCGAAATCTGTATGTACTAATAAAATTTCTTAATTTTGAAACTTATTAATAGGACAAAACTGAAGGTGAAAATGGAAATTTCTAATGAAATGAAAAGTCAAAAAATCTTTATTGTTGATGATGTTCCGAAAAACATACAGATCCTTGGAAGTATTTTGCATAAGGCTTCCTATTTAGTTTCATATACTCAAAATTCGTCAGAAGCACTATCTCTGATTAGCTCAAATGATTTTGATTTGATTTTGTTAGATATTATGATGCCCGGAATTACAGGCTACGAATTGTGTACACTTTTAAAGAATGAATCCAAAACCAAAGATATACCTATTATTTTTCTAACAGCAAAAACCGACACCGAAAGTATAGTGAAAGGTTTTGAAGTTGGTGCACAAGATTATATTACGAAGCCATTTAATGCCGAAGAACTCATGGCAAGAGTGAAACTGCATTTAGACCTGAAAAAATCTAAAGAAGAGCTAATCGAAAAAAATGAAATGCTAAAAAATGCTCAGAAACAGTTAGTTGAATCTGAAAAAATGGCATCGCTCGGAAATTTGGTTGCTGGTGTTGCTCACGAAATAAATACACCGGTAGGAATTGGAATAACAGCAATAACTACTTTAGAAGAGAGAAATAAACAATTTGAAATCGACTTCCAAAATCAAAAAATTAAACGATCGGGACTTGAATCGTATATAAAATTTATTAAAAAAACAACAAAACTAATTTTAACTAACCTGCAACGTACCAGCGATTTGGTTCAAAGTTTTAAGCAAGTTTCAGTAGATCAGTCAAACGAGCAAAAAAGAATATTTAATTTGAAGAATTATCTACAAGATGTTATTTTGAGTGTTGAACCATCTTATGATCGCAAAAATATTTCGATTAGTTTAGACTGTGATGACAATATTGAGATTGATAGCTTTCCCGGAAGTTATGCCCAAATTTTTACAAATTTTATAATAAATTCTTTAGTTCATGGTTTCGACAAAAAAAATGATGGAGAAATTCTTATTAAAATAGAAGAACAAAATAACTCGTTGTTAATCACATATAAAGACAACGGAACGGGAATTTCAGCAGGATTTATGACAAAAATCTTTGATCCCTTTTTCACAACAAATAAACAATCCGGTACTGGTTTGGGGCTTCACATAGTTTACAATATTGTTACTCAAAAACTCAAAGGTACAATTGAATGTGAAAGCGAACCAAACAAAGGAGTAATATTCAAAATGAATTTGCCAAAACAATGAAAAGATATTATTTCCAATTTTTTTTAACAATCTGTACTACATTTTTGTATGCAAACAAGCAAGACGCAGTTGATAGTTTGAAAATTCAACTTTCAAAATCTTCGATAATTCATAAAGCAAACATTTATAATAAACTGTCTTATTTGTTAAGATCAAATTCGCCAACAAAATGTATTGAATATGCCGAACAAGCATTAAGTTTTGCTCGTGAAATAAACAATTCGGAGGAGGAAGCTTCTGCTTATAGCAATTTGGGTCTCGGATATTATTATAAAGGCGATTATAAAACTGCATATCTATATCATCAGAATGCTTTTGAAAGATGGCAAGAATTAGGAATCAAAATTGAAGTTGCAAAAAGTTTGAATAATATTGGACTTTTGTACGACAAATGGGGCGATTATTCGAAAGCAATAGAATATCATATTAAATCATTGAAAATAAAAGAAGAGTTAGATAACAAATATGAAATTGCAAAATCGCAATCTAATATTGGAATAATATACTGTTTTTGGAAGAAATATGACAAATCATTAGAATATTTTGTAAATGCTCTGGCAAACACTATGGAATTAGACGATTTGAACATGGTGGCTGAATTGTATTGCAATATTGGAGCAGTCCATTTCGACAGAAAGGAATACGAAGATGCTCTGAGCTATTTTAACAAAGCGCTGCAAATTGATAAAGAATTAGGAAAAAAGGATGGCGTTTCGTTCGATATATGCAATATTGGAGGAGTATATTTTAAAAAAGGTGAATATTTGAAATCACTCTCATATTATGAGGAGGCTTTAGCAATTGAAAGGGAATTGGGAACATACGACGGAATATCGCTTCTTTTGAACAATATTGGATTGATAAAATATAGATTGAAAGAATACTCAGAAGCTTTGAGATATTTCGATGAAAGTCAGGAAATTGCCAAGCGATTGAATGTTAGAGAATCGATACTCGAAAATTATAAAAGTTATACTAAAGTTTACGATTCATTGTACGATTACAAAAATGCCTATAATTATTTTAAAAAATATACAGCCTTGAAAGACTCAATTTATGGCGAATCGAGCAACAGAAAAATAATTGAATTAAGGACAAAATACGAATCGGAAAAAATTGAAAAGGAAAACGAAATACTGCGAAAAGATAATACTCTTAAAGAAACAAAAGTTTCTAAACAAAGGCTACAGTTATTTTCTGTAATAGGTGGGCTATGTCTGGTTGCTGTTTTATCTTTAGTAATTCTTAGAGCATATTTTCAAAAAAGAAAAGCACATACTTTGTTAGGTTCACAAAAAAATAAACTCGAAGATTTAAATAAGGAATTAGAAGTAGCAAATTCATCGAAAGATAAATTTTTCTCTATCATAGCACACGATTTAAAATTACCTTTCAACTCGTTGATAAACATTTCGGAATTATTGATGAAGCAATACGATGAGTTTGATAGTAAGGCAATTAAGAATTTTATTCTCGGTATAAATCAGTCATCACATTTTGCTTTCAATCTGCTTCAAAACTTATTATCCTGGGCAAATTCGCAAACCAATAGAATAGAAATAAGCCCTACAAGTTTCGATATTAAACTTCTACTTGAAGAAACCTTATCTTTATTTTCTTATAATGCACACGAGAAAAATATTGAGCTTATCTCTGAAATCGGTAGCGATACATATGTTTATGCAGATGTAAATATGGTTGATACCGTTGTAAGAAATTTGATTTCGAATGCAATAAAATTTACAAACGCAGGCGGAAAGATTTCACTCATGTCAAAAATTGTGAATAATGAAGTTCAAATTTCAATTTCTGATACCGGAATCGGTATAAAAAAAGTGGATATTGAAAAACTTTTCCGATTTGATATTTCGCATTCTACAACAGGAACAAAAATGGAGAAAGGTACCGGGCTGGGGCTTATTTTGTGTAAAGAATTTATTGAAAAAAATAATGGTAAAATTTTTATTGAAAGTCTATGGGGTAGGGGCAGTACATTTAGTATCACTTTGCCCGCGGGCAACAAACCATTGACACAAGAAAGCAAACTGCCGGAAATGAAAACCAGAATTTATAATGAATTGTCAGAAACATTAGTTTTTGAGGAAGATAAAACAATTGAAAATTTCCAGAATAGTGAAAACTATAAAAGCAATATTGAGTACTTTGAAAGTAATCTGCTGAAACAATGGAATCATGTCCGAATAAATCATTTTGTTCACGAAGTTATAGAATTTAGCGTAAGTATAAGAGAATTTGGTCTAAGAAATAAAATGACTTCTATAGAAAATTACGGAAATGAACTAAATATGTATGCAAAAAGTTTCGATATTGAAAAAATGGAAAAAAACATGGCGATTTTCCCCGATATTCTAAAGAAATTGAAAAAGTAAATACTTCGGACCTTTCAATTTTTTCAGTATTCTTTCTATGTTTTTAAACAAATTTTAGTCAAAATCCTATGAATATACAAATACTTCTTCCATTTTTCATTTATTTTCTAATTGTGATTGGAATTGGGATTTATGCCACAAAATTTTCATCGAAAGGAATTAGCGAATATTTTCTGGGCGGTCGCCAGATGAGCAAATTTGTTGTTGCACTGT
It includes:
- a CDS encoding right-handed parallel beta-helix repeat-containing protein, with protein sequence MLNDVYIYNVTVENTGYDGIQVSMVEKNCKIYNNTILRYGLSENSDHYAGIQINNGTTGQCYNNFIADGKGCGIVLLGVGFNSVFNNVIINAGKDHYPEIDSRSAHGIYFGTTEAYAKPYYFINNTILNSKNTQIKINGNDYQDDVLFLYNNLLVDETVSSQAYDIGKYIKSEKDDYITIYDSNNIGYNDLSHFDFINSENLDFRLQNSSVAINQGKDTLDFDHAFFPRDNQPDVGAFECHNSIQWVEANTSQGYYSLIIPSNSTIEIDGESISAGDTIGLFYYDTIGVLRCCGYTEFDGTGDTINASGVDSGAIMNCIILDDSQEQFYIPTVYKDSVTLDLVFNTASSVTIDSMMVKSITIDQWISPVSACGLDDSVEIKISLTNTGVYPESEAFSLSYTLNTVSAYSTPETLASPIHYNQSIIYTFENLAEFDSIGEMWHYSAAVAGIDTLEFYSIENFAIDTTLEIYTNLSDLYCDYDTLDNMLTGSHDEDSAVFYGVAVYRDFIDEDSTFSSEDSIRDYYFNPDDAFNGFHTIYYTTPRNSITQCFSKISKDIEIIWNVNANYSNSGHTYCEGEDLEISYSFRYDSMMWYNPNNSELLSDNEFLTVDSNLFYDLSYVLIVVYERGCSDTQERDLPDIHLPTQLNPLGNDSIIQPDDTITFVYELAYKELLWNGEDNDTNIYHLIGSEIEFGYLDMNLYVKDTNNCVSYDTASFKAIMTQDIPLRDGWSIFSTYLEPSVNNFDTIFAELNTNLIEITDELGNKYRPDSNLFEIDSITIGEAYRIKVEDVDTLIITGLPIIPEETELQLDSGWSLMGYLRQQTISFADEFGPYLNDTIELAKDQNGLIYWKTFTIDQIGDMNPGQGYEISSKVEEPFYYSPNLPSTKSITYFKYLTNYDNISRSDNNMALACIIHKNKQNDVNIL
- a CDS encoding hybrid sensor histidine kinase/response regulator codes for the protein MKSQKIFIVDDVPKNIQILGSILHKASYLVSYTQNSSEALSLISSNDFDLILLDIMMPGITGYELCTLLKNESKTKDIPIIFLTAKTDTESIVKGFEVGAQDYITKPFNAEELMARVKLHLDLKKSKEELIEKNEMLKNAQKQLVESEKMASLGNLVAGVAHEINTPVGIGITAITTLEERNKQFEIDFQNQKIKRSGLESYIKFIKKTTKLILTNLQRTSDLVQSFKQVSVDQSNEQKRIFNLKNYLQDVILSVEPSYDRKNISISLDCDDNIEIDSFPGSYAQIFTNFIINSLVHGFDKKNDGEILIKIEEQNNSLLITYKDNGTGISAGFMTKIFDPFFTTNKQSGTGLGLHIVYNIVTQKLKGTIECESEPNKGVIFKMNLPKQ
- a CDS encoding tetratricopeptide repeat-containing sensor histidine kinase produces the protein MKRYYFQFFLTICTTFLYANKQDAVDSLKIQLSKSSIIHKANIYNKLSYLLRSNSPTKCIEYAEQALSFAREINNSEEEASAYSNLGLGYYYKGDYKTAYLYHQNAFERWQELGIKIEVAKSLNNIGLLYDKWGDYSKAIEYHIKSLKIKEELDNKYEIAKSQSNIGIIYCFWKKYDKSLEYFVNALANTMELDDLNMVAELYCNIGAVHFDRKEYEDALSYFNKALQIDKELGKKDGVSFDICNIGGVYFKKGEYLKSLSYYEEALAIERELGTYDGISLLLNNIGLIKYRLKEYSEALRYFDESQEIAKRLNVRESILENYKSYTKVYDSLYDYKNAYNYFKKYTALKDSIYGESSNRKIIELRTKYESEKIEKENEILRKDNTLKETKVSKQRLQLFSVIGGLCLVAVLSLVILRAYFQKRKAHTLLGSQKNKLEDLNKELEVANSSKDKFFSIIAHDLKLPFNSLINISELLMKQYDEFDSKAIKNFILGINQSSHFAFNLLQNLLSWANSQTNRIEISPTSFDIKLLLEETLSLFSYNAHEKNIELISEIGSDTYVYADVNMVDTVVRNLISNAIKFTNAGGKISLMSKIVNNEVQISISDTGIGIKKVDIEKLFRFDISHSTTGTKMEKGTGLGLILCKEFIEKNNGKIFIESLWGRGSTFSITLPAGNKPLTQESKLPEMKTRIYNELSETLVFEEDKTIENFQNSENYKSNIEYFESNLLKQWNHVRINHFVHEVIEFSVSIREFGLRNKMTSIENYGNELNMYAKSFDIEKMEKNMAIFPDILKKLKK